A single region of the Candidatus Marinarcus aquaticus genome encodes:
- a CDS encoding ABC transporter permease: MLTQLLSLIRKEFLAIWSDKRSRIVIIIPPLIQLVLFSFAVTLEVKNIPIGVLDYDNSTKSQELIRSLKYSPRFSEVYFLKSNEDLKHKLDTQTILVAVEISQNFSLQTPSWKKSIALIADGRRSNSAQIAVGYIQMLIAQTFSKQDNSVEVRHWYNPNLDNFWWILPNLVGSLTMIIALILTSLSVARERELGTFEQISVAPISPMVLIIGKTIPPMMISIIEAAFIFIAAITFFEVPFIGSLPILIVGIIAFVFSIVGFGLFISSLSSTQQQGILGAFILLVPSILMSGFATPVENMPEWLIPFTDLIALKYFLILLKGVFLKDISWAVAIWEILPMIALGVVTLSIATWFFKKKVT; the protein is encoded by the coding sequence ATGTTGACGCAACTACTCTCTCTCATACGCAAAGAGTTTTTAGCCATTTGGAGTGACAAACGCTCTCGTATCGTAATCATCATTCCCCCTTTAATTCAACTGGTTCTCTTCTCTTTTGCAGTTACACTGGAAGTTAAAAACATCCCCATTGGTGTGTTGGATTATGACAACTCAACAAAAAGTCAAGAACTCATACGCAGTTTGAAATACAGCCCGCGCTTCAGTGAAGTCTACTTTTTAAAAAGTAATGAAGATTTAAAACACAAACTGGATACTCAAACCATCCTTGTGGCCGTTGAAATTTCTCAAAACTTTTCGCTGCAAACACCCTCTTGGAAAAAAAGCATCGCACTCATAGCAGATGGAAGAAGATCCAACAGTGCACAAATTGCTGTGGGGTATATACAAATGCTTATTGCTCAAACTTTTTCAAAACAAGACAACAGTGTAGAAGTACGACATTGGTATAACCCCAACTTAGATAATTTTTGGTGGATTTTACCCAATTTAGTGGGGAGTTTGACAATGATCATTGCACTGATTTTAACCTCTTTGTCCGTTGCACGCGAACGTGAATTAGGAACCTTTGAACAAATCTCCGTGGCTCCTATAAGTCCAATGGTATTAATCATTGGAAAAACCATTCCACCTATGATGATCAGCATCATTGAAGCAGCATTTATTTTTATTGCAGCCATTACTTTTTTTGAGGTGCCCTTTATTGGTTCACTTCCCATCTTAATCGTAGGAATCATTGCGTTTGTTTTTTCAATTGTGGGATTTGGTCTGTTTATCTCCTCTTTGTCTTCAACGCAACAACAAGGTATTTTAGGTGCATTTATTCTTCTTGTGCCTTCTATATTGATGTCGGGATTTGCAACGCCTGTTGAAAATATGCCAGAGTGGTTGATTCCTTTTACTGACTTAATCGCACTTAAATATTTTCTGATTTTATTAAAAGGGGTCTTTTTGAAAGATATTTCATGGGCTGTGGCAATATGGGAAATTCTTCCCATGATTGCCTTGGGAGTTGTTACATTGAGTATTGCAACGTGGTTCTTTAAGAAAAAAGTAACCTAG
- a CDS encoding HlyD family efflux transporter periplasmic adaptor subunit produces the protein MSKYALGLLPLILSLFLSGCFNNQSEQKQFYGNVDLRTVSLGFRVSGKISELFFDEGESVKANEPLAKLDDALYIQALNQIQAEVKMQEAQVRKLKNGYRVEDIQKAQANFDKAEVELKKANKDLNRYKQLLKTASISKQTFDDHKLVFDSAQAQYDYAKHNLQLLKNGYLQEDILSAQAQLEALKAQLQEAKIHLEDTTLIAPSSGTVLTRAYEKGSIVAQGTPVFEMALNDEYWIRSYIDEPYLGKIQPNMHAKVYTDTQPNKTYEAVVSFISAQAEFTPKNVQTQELRTQLVYRIRLILQNPDEYIRQGMPVTIEFEDL, from the coding sequence ATGTCGAAATATGCACTTGGCTTACTGCCCCTTATCCTCTCACTTTTTTTATCCGGATGTTTCAACAACCAGAGTGAACAAAAACAGTTTTACGGTAACGTTGATTTAAGAACCGTCTCATTGGGTTTTCGTGTTTCAGGAAAAATCTCTGAACTTTTTTTTGATGAAGGAGAGAGCGTTAAAGCAAATGAACCGCTTGCCAAACTCGATGATGCACTCTATATACAAGCACTCAACCAGATTCAAGCGGAAGTTAAAATGCAAGAAGCCCAAGTTAGAAAACTGAAAAATGGATATCGAGTAGAAGATATTCAAAAAGCACAAGCAAACTTCGATAAAGCCGAAGTAGAACTTAAAAAAGCAAACAAAGATTTAAACAGATACAAACAACTTTTAAAAACCGCCTCCATTTCTAAACAGACATTTGATGACCATAAATTGGTTTTTGACAGCGCACAAGCACAATATGATTATGCCAAACACAATTTACAACTTCTAAAAAATGGTTATTTACAAGAGGATATCCTCTCTGCGCAAGCTCAATTAGAGGCTTTAAAAGCACAATTGCAAGAGGCCAAAATTCATCTGGAAGATACAACACTGATTGCACCAAGCAGCGGTACGGTATTAACACGTGCTTATGAAAAAGGTTCTATTGTAGCCCAAGGCACACCTGTGTTCGAAATGGCATTGAATGATGAGTATTGGATACGAAGTTATATTGATGAACCCTATTTAGGAAAGATTCAACCCAATATGCATGCAAAAGTCTACACAGATACACAACCCAATAAAACATACGAAGCGGTAGTGAGTTTTATCTCAGCACAAGCGGAGTTCACCCCTAAAAATGTTCAAACACAAGAACTTCGAACCCAATTGGTCTATCGTATACGTCTTATTTTACAAAACCCCGATGAATATATCCGTCAAGGGATGCCTGTAACCATTGAGTTTGAAGACCTCTAA
- a CDS encoding ABC transporter permease has translation MLFSLQRLRALFIKESLQIIRDPSALIIALILPLMLLFLMGYAISLDSKNIPLGIVIEKSSAHTSSLVNAFSNSESFDVTTATDRRYFTKALQEGKLHAMIIVPSTFDVDILKGQPRIQIITDGTEPSIAGYAMKYGINVWQEWLYKEGIVFSPTLLDIQTRYWFNAPLLSSYFLLPGSIAIILTLIGTLLTALVVAREWERGTMEAIMSTPINILELLLGKLLPYFILGLISLLICMFITLSWFEIPFRGSFFLLVLSSCVYLIPSLSLGLLISTLAKNQFVAAQMALIIGFLPAMILSGFIFQISSMPPWLQFITHFIPAKYFITILQTLFLSGNIHEIIWPNMLYMLLYGISMFAIIFMITRKKLQ, from the coding sequence ATGCTGTTTAGTCTGCAACGTTTACGAGCCCTTTTTATCAAAGAGAGTTTACAAATCATTCGTGATCCCAGTGCTTTGATCATTGCACTGATTTTGCCTTTGATGTTGCTTTTTTTAATGGGCTATGCCATTTCTTTGGATTCAAAAAACATCCCATTGGGCATCGTTATTGAAAAGAGTTCTGCTCATACAAGCAGTTTGGTCAATGCTTTTTCCAACAGTGAAAGTTTTGATGTTACAACCGCAACGGATCGTCGCTATTTTACAAAAGCCCTACAAGAAGGCAAACTGCATGCAATGATTATTGTTCCTTCAACCTTTGATGTCGATATCTTAAAAGGTCAACCGCGCATACAAATCATCACCGATGGAACAGAACCCAGTATTGCAGGGTATGCAATGAAATATGGTATCAATGTATGGCAAGAGTGGTTATATAAAGAGGGCATTGTATTTTCTCCAACATTGCTGGATATTCAAACACGTTATTGGTTTAATGCTCCATTGCTGAGCAGTTACTTTTTATTGCCCGGTTCCATTGCCATTATTTTAACACTTATTGGTACATTATTGACGGCTTTGGTTGTTGCAAGAGAGTGGGAAAGAGGAACCATGGAAGCCATCATGTCTACACCCATTAATATTTTAGAACTGCTTTTAGGTAAACTTCTGCCCTATTTTATCTTGGGTTTAATCTCATTATTGATTTGTATGTTCATTACACTGAGCTGGTTTGAGATACCTTTTCGAGGCTCTTTTTTCTTACTTGTTCTCTCTTCTTGCGTCTATTTAATCCCTTCATTGAGTCTTGGATTACTCATATCCACATTGGCAAAAAATCAATTTGTAGCAGCTCAAATGGCACTGATTATTGGGTTTTTACCCGCCATGATTCTTTCAGGTTTTATTTTTCAAATCAGCAGTATGCCACCTTGGTTACAGTTTATTACGCATTTTATTCCTGCGAAATATTTTATTACCATACTACAAACACTTTTTCTCTCAGGCAATATTCACGAGATTATTTGGCCCAATATGCTTTATATGCTTCTGTATGGTATCAGCATGTTTGCAATCATTTTTATGATTACACGAAAGAAGTTACAATAA
- a CDS encoding sensor histidine kinase, with product MFNKEGIPFFVITIPFLSIFFIALFSFSFYLKTVDASFEEELKSYKILYMQTHPNANFDPIEKNKRAIHAQSIETFQTFMVTLTTVTLIFMFLFTILMMSIINDIVKKYVKQVQNKEEKLQNLNKNLVYKVQQGIEEGKKKDKAILMQAKHARMGSMISIIAHQWRQPLTELSGILMELETATRFNKVNKEHILNSVEKSDQMIAFMSNTIDDFRNFYKPDKKKEYFNLKQACESAISLITATLIENEIELKVEVHQNRDVFGYPREFSQVILNLISNAKDILIEKQTPHPFIELSISTKGLNSIICVKDNAGGIQPEFLELVFDPYFSTKDTSKGTGLGLYISKLIIERNMGGELSVYNDHEGAVFKIVLAG from the coding sequence ATGTTTAATAAAGAGGGCATACCATTTTTTGTCATTACCATCCCTTTCTTAAGCATATTCTTTATTGCCTTATTCAGTTTTTCGTTTTATTTAAAAACAGTAGATGCCAGTTTTGAAGAAGAGTTGAAATCGTATAAAATACTCTATATGCAAACGCATCCCAATGCAAACTTTGATCCAATTGAAAAAAACAAACGTGCCATACATGCCCAAAGTATTGAAACATTTCAAACTTTTATGGTGACACTGACAACCGTGACACTCATCTTTATGTTTTTATTTACAATTTTAATGATGAGCATCATCAATGATATTGTTAAAAAATATGTCAAGCAAGTACAGAATAAAGAGGAAAAACTGCAAAACTTGAATAAAAACTTGGTGTATAAAGTACAACAAGGTATCGAAGAAGGAAAGAAAAAAGATAAAGCAATTTTAATGCAAGCAAAACACGCACGAATGGGTTCGATGATCTCCATCATTGCACACCAATGGCGCCAGCCTTTAACGGAGTTATCAGGTATTTTAATGGAGTTAGAGACCGCCACACGATTTAATAAAGTGAACAAAGAGCACATTTTAAATTCCGTTGAAAAATCAGATCAAATGATTGCGTTTATGTCCAATACCATTGATGATTTTAGAAATTTCTATAAACCTGATAAGAAAAAAGAGTATTTTAATCTCAAACAGGCGTGTGAAAGTGCCATTTCGTTAATCACTGCCACATTGATTGAAAATGAGATTGAACTCAAAGTGGAAGTACATCAAAACCGAGATGTGTTTGGTTATCCACGAGAGTTTTCACAAGTGATTTTAAACCTTATTTCCAATGCCAAAGATATTTTGATTGAGAAACAAACACCTCATCCTTTTATAGAGTTAAGTATCAGTACCAAGGGGTTAAACAGTATTATTTGTGTTAAAGACAATGCAGGCGGGATACAACCTGAATTTTTAGAGTTGGTGTTTGATCCCTATTTTAGCACCAAAGATACTTCTAAAGGAACAGGATTAGGACTTTATATTTCCAAGTTAATCATTGAGCGAAATATGGGTGGAGAGTTAAGTGTTTATAATGATCATGAAGGCGCTGTATTTAAAATTGTGTTAGCAGGATAA
- a CDS encoding ferritin, translating to MIQATIQKALIEQLNREFHSAYIYLGMSAYCSKEGFNGASNWFLVQYQEEIAHGMKLFKYLEDQSVELQLPAIEAVAVEFDSLLNVFEKSLAHEQFMTQNLNDISDIAMKEKDHATYNLLQWYVTEQVEEEATVSEIIDHIKLVGDNGYGLYTIDKELATRTFVDPTSKA from the coding sequence ATGATTCAAGCAACAATTCAAAAAGCGTTAATCGAGCAACTTAACAGAGAGTTTCACTCAGCATATATCTATTTAGGTATGAGTGCATACTGTTCAAAAGAGGGTTTTAATGGAGCATCAAACTGGTTTTTAGTGCAATACCAAGAAGAGATTGCTCATGGTATGAAACTTTTTAAATACCTTGAAGACCAAAGTGTGGAACTTCAACTTCCAGCCATTGAAGCAGTGGCTGTGGAGTTTGATTCACTTTTAAATGTCTTTGAAAAATCATTGGCTCATGAGCAATTCATGACACAAAACTTAAATGACATCTCTGATATTGCCATGAAAGAGAAAGACCATGCAACGTATAACTTACTGCAATGGTATGTGACCGAACAAGTAGAAGAAGAAGCCACTGTCAGTGAGATTATTGACCACATTAAACTTGTGGGAGATAATGGTTATGGTCTGTATACCATCGACAAAGAGTTAGCGACAAGAACATTTGTAGACCCAACTTCAAAAGCTTAA
- the aspA gene encoding aspartate ammonia-lyase produces MENYRIDKDFLGEKEIEVNAYYGIQTLRAKENFDITRTSISLFPNFIKSLAKVKKACALTNYELGDLTDQQKDAIVQACNEIIDGKFHDQFIVDPIQGGAGTSTNMNVNEVITNRALEILGYPRSAYDIIHPNNHVNMSQSTNDVYPTAIKLTLHELIYKLKDSLRYLRDAFDEKAIEFKDVLKMGRTQLQDAVPMTLGQEFKTFSVMIDEDIFRLREAQALLKEVNLGATAIGTGINTKPEYQRKVIKHLREVTGVDYQSAGDLIEATQDTGSFVHISGVLKRVAIKVSKVCNDLRLLSSGPRAGLNEINLPKVQPGSSIMPGKVNPVIPEVVNQVAFEVIGADATISIACESGQLQLNVFEPLVAYKLFTSINMMRRSFYTLAKKCVKGITANEEVCMEYILNSVTLVTCLNPILGYEKSSAIAKEALATNKRVYDIILEQQLFTKEQLDELLHPRNMVSNFKG; encoded by the coding sequence ATGGAAAATTATAGAATAGATAAAGATTTTTTAGGTGAAAAAGAGATTGAAGTGAATGCCTATTATGGTATTCAAACATTACGTGCTAAAGAGAATTTTGATATTACACGAACCAGTATATCTTTGTTTCCTAATTTTATTAAATCTCTTGCTAAAGTGAAAAAAGCATGCGCATTGACCAATTATGAATTGGGGGATTTAACCGATCAACAAAAAGATGCGATTGTACAAGCTTGTAATGAGATCATTGATGGTAAGTTTCATGACCAATTTATTGTTGATCCTATTCAAGGAGGGGCAGGTACTTCTACGAATATGAATGTCAATGAAGTCATCACCAACCGAGCTTTAGAGATATTGGGATATCCAAGAAGTGCTTATGATATCATACACCCCAATAACCACGTCAATATGAGCCAGTCAACCAATGATGTCTACCCAACAGCCATTAAGTTGACACTGCATGAATTGATTTATAAACTCAAAGATTCATTACGATATTTACGAGATGCTTTTGATGAAAAAGCCATAGAGTTTAAAGATGTACTAAAAATGGGACGAACTCAACTTCAAGATGCAGTTCCTATGACATTGGGACAAGAGTTCAAAACATTTTCAGTGATGATTGATGAAGATATCTTTCGTCTCAGAGAGGCACAAGCTCTTTTAAAAGAGGTGAATTTAGGTGCAACGGCCATTGGAACAGGGATTAATACTAAACCAGAATATCAAAGAAAAGTGATTAAACACTTACGAGAAGTGACGGGGGTAGATTATCAAAGTGCAGGGGATTTGATTGAAGCAACCCAAGATACAGGAAGTTTTGTACACATCTCAGGTGTTTTAAAACGTGTTGCTATTAAAGTTTCAAAAGTATGCAACGACTTAAGACTGCTTAGTTCAGGACCAAGAGCGGGATTAAATGAAATCAATCTTCCTAAAGTACAACCAGGAAGTTCAATCATGCCTGGAAAAGTCAATCCTGTTATACCTGAAGTTGTCAACCAAGTCGCTTTTGAAGTGATTGGTGCAGACGCCACCATCTCGATTGCGTGTGAAAGTGGTCAGTTGCAGTTAAATGTTTTTGAACCTTTAGTGGCATATAAACTCTTTACTTCCATCAACATGATGCGGCGTTCGTTTTATACTTTGGCTAAAAAGTGTGTTAAAGGGATTACGGCGAATGAAGAGGTGTGTATGGAGTATATCTTAAATTCAGTCACTTTAGTAACGTGCTTAAATCCAATTTTAGGTTATGAGAAGAGCTCGGCCATTGCAAAAGAGGCATTGGCAACCAATAAACGGGTCTATGATATTATTTTAGAACAACAACTCTTTACCAAAGAACAACTTGATGAACTGCTTCACCCAAGAAACATGGTAAGTAATTTTAAAGGATAG
- a CDS encoding alanine/glycine:cation symporter family protein — protein sequence MLGEINDFLNNLIWGNILIYMLPALGIFFTISSRFVQFRYFFKMFHILRDTVHDKDGHISSFQALMLSVAGRVGGGNIAGVAVAITLGGPGAVFWMWIIGLIGMSTSFFECSLAQLYKEKDALETGVYRGGPAYYVTKALGQRWLGVIISVLLMFTFGFAFNATQSFIITTSFESSFNIPTWITSIAITLIFAFAVFGGIKRITRFSEVIVPIMAVGYLLIAIVVIALNYAQIPHLIALIVQEAFSPTSAISGGIGAVMLQGAKRGMFSNEAGLGSAPNVAAVAYVAHPVQQGIVQSFSVFIDTIILCSCTAFIILLSGVYVPGQSGVDGVLLTQNALIEHIGPFGGYFVTVALFLFGFSSILYNYYLAENSLNFFNSGNKSLFTIFRIFVIALIIWGSFQDLASIFSFADLSMGLLAVINMFAIALLYKPALRLIKGYDRQIKEGIKPVLRYNDYNEFKIDKAIWKEIVDNINDIRKQN from the coding sequence ATGTTAGGTGAAATTAATGATTTTTTGAATAACTTGATTTGGGGTAATATCTTAATTTATATGTTACCTGCATTGGGTATTTTCTTTACGATCAGTTCGCGGTTTGTGCAGTTTCGATATTTTTTTAAAATGTTTCATATTTTAAGAGATACGGTGCACGATAAAGATGGGCATATCAGTTCTTTCCAAGCACTCATGCTGAGCGTTGCTGGACGTGTTGGTGGTGGAAATATTGCAGGTGTTGCAGTGGCAATCACTTTGGGTGGTCCCGGTGCTGTTTTTTGGATGTGGATCATTGGTTTAATTGGTATGAGTACAAGTTTTTTTGAGTGTTCCTTGGCTCAATTATATAAAGAAAAAGATGCATTAGAGACAGGTGTGTATCGTGGAGGTCCAGCTTATTATGTTACCAAAGCGTTGGGACAAAGATGGTTGGGTGTGATTATCTCTGTGTTATTGATGTTTACATTTGGTTTTGCCTTTAATGCCACACAATCTTTTATTATCACCACTTCATTTGAATCCTCTTTTAACATTCCTACTTGGATAACTAGTATTGCTATTACCTTGATTTTTGCATTTGCAGTATTTGGGGGTATTAAAAGAATTACACGATTTTCAGAGGTAATTGTGCCTATTATGGCCGTAGGTTATTTGCTCATTGCAATTGTTGTGATTGCATTGAACTATGCTCAAATCCCACATCTGATTGCTTTGATTGTTCAAGAAGCATTCTCTCCCACGTCTGCTATCAGCGGTGGAATTGGTGCGGTGATGTTGCAAGGAGCAAAAAGAGGGATGTTCTCAAATGAAGCGGGATTGGGTTCTGCTCCAAATGTGGCTGCCGTTGCTTATGTGGCACATCCTGTTCAACAAGGTATCGTTCAATCGTTTTCTGTGTTTATTGATACCATTATTTTGTGTTCATGCACGGCATTTATCATCCTTTTATCAGGGGTATACGTTCCTGGGCAATCTGGTGTGGACGGAGTATTGTTAACGCAAAATGCACTCATTGAGCATATTGGTCCTTTTGGGGGTTATTTTGTAACTGTGGCACTCTTTTTGTTTGGTTTCTCTTCTATTTTATACAACTACTACTTAGCAGAAAACTCACTGAACTTTTTCAACAGTGGGAACAAATCTCTTTTTACAATTTTTAGAATTTTTGTGATTGCTCTGATTATTTGGGGGTCTTTTCAAGACTTGGCATCGATATTTTCATTTGCTGATCTTTCAATGGGACTATTAGCTGTGATTAATATGTTTGCAATTGCACTTTTATATAAACCTGCTTTGCGTTTAATAAAAGGGTATGATCGACAAATCAAAGAGGGAATCAAACCAGTGTTGCGTTATAACGACTACAACGAATTCAAAATTGACAAAGCCATATGGAAAGAGATTGTAGATAATATTAATGACATCAGAAAACAGAACTAG
- a CDS encoding response regulator transcription factor, with product MNQNLLEELRKVPILCVEDEDGIREVIVNTLKYYFDEVYEASNAKDAFDLYEEYKPKIILSDIQMKKTNGINLVRQIRKHDMQTTIIMLTAYCNEEYLMDLINLNINHYILKPLNHKKLTEALLKYVQKHVTQKLSLAQELYLDLATRSLLYKNDTIPLRKREKEFLQLLYEHKNQIVTYAIIEDELWGDKFMTNHALKSFIKELRAKLPLNIIKNVPQEGYTLL from the coding sequence ATGAATCAAAATCTACTTGAAGAGCTCAGAAAAGTTCCCATTTTATGTGTTGAAGATGAAGATGGTATCAGAGAAGTGATTGTCAATACTTTGAAGTATTATTTTGATGAAGTGTATGAAGCTTCTAATGCAAAAGATGCATTTGATTTGTATGAGGAGTATAAACCCAAAATCATTTTATCTGATATACAAATGAAAAAAACAAATGGCATCAATTTGGTGCGTCAAATACGAAAGCATGATATGCAAACGACCATTATTATGTTAACCGCTTATTGTAATGAAGAGTATTTGATGGATCTGATTAATCTGAATATCAATCACTATATTTTAAAACCACTCAATCATAAAAAACTCACTGAAGCACTTTTAAAATATGTGCAAAAACACGTCACTCAAAAACTCTCTTTAGCACAAGAGCTTTATTTGGATTTAGCTACTCGATCATTGTTGTATAAAAATGATACTATACCGTTGCGTAAAAGAGAGAAAGAGTTTTTACAACTTCTGTATGAACATAAAAATCAGATTGTTACGTATGCAATCATTGAAGATGAATTATGGGGCGACAAATTTATGACCAATCATGCCTTAAAGTCATTTATTAAAGAGTTAAGAGCTAAATTACCCCTGAATATCATTAAAAATGTACCGCAAGAAGGTTATACCTTGCTATAA
- a CDS encoding ATP-binding cassette domain-containing protein, whose translation MSLVTAHNLTKSFGDTLALKEIDLHIKKGQITGIVGPDGAGKTTLIRMMTGLLDPSSGTLTVLEASLPKEAFKVQANIGYMPQKFGLYEDLTVLENMKLYANLQGIDPLNQKQRIEELLTFINLQEFTSFLAKDLSGGMKQKLGLACALIKKPKLLLLDEPGVGVDPISRRELWGIVNKLIEEDIGVVWSTAYLDEAQACDEVILLNEGTVLFQGKPQRLSETMNGKVFKLIGNLKDKRKTLRLALENEHVKDGVILGNSIKLICEHKTLLPSLERIDAPHCHYESMSANFEDGFMNILNGNFNGHSLLAQQMGSFERVSNSLIEAHHLTKRFGDFVATNDVSFSINQGEIFGFLGPNGAGKSTTFKMLCGLIKPSHGEAKVLSLSLQTSSYKARQKIGYMSQKFSLYGDLSVYENLKFFAGVYGLKGETKKRKIERMLDIFELHKYKKTASKTLPLGYKQRLSLACAVMHDPAVLFLDEPTSGIDPLTRREFWNHIYAMVQKGMTIMVTTHFMDEAEYCDRIALIYKGKAIALDTPHNLIQQIGENATMEEAFIELIKREHDAV comes from the coding sequence ATGTCTTTGGTTACTGCACATAATCTGACAAAATCATTTGGTGATACACTGGCACTAAAAGAGATTGACCTTCATATTAAAAAAGGACAAATCACAGGTATTGTGGGACCCGATGGAGCAGGGAAAACCACACTCATACGAATGATGACAGGCTTACTTGACCCAAGCAGTGGTACCCTTACTGTATTGGAAGCATCTCTACCCAAAGAGGCTTTTAAAGTGCAAGCAAATATTGGCTATATGCCTCAAAAATTTGGTCTTTATGAAGATTTAACGGTTTTGGAAAACATGAAACTGTATGCCAACTTACAAGGCATCGATCCACTCAATCAAAAACAGAGAATAGAAGAGTTGCTTACGTTTATTAACCTTCAAGAGTTCACCTCTTTTTTAGCTAAAGATTTATCAGGCGGAATGAAACAAAAACTAGGACTGGCATGTGCCTTAATTAAAAAACCCAAACTCTTATTGCTGGATGAACCAGGAGTCGGGGTTGACCCCATTTCAAGAAGAGAGTTATGGGGAATTGTCAACAAACTCATTGAAGAGGATATTGGGGTTGTTTGGAGCACTGCTTATTTAGATGAAGCACAAGCATGCGACGAAGTTATCCTTTTAAATGAGGGCACTGTGCTTTTTCAAGGCAAACCTCAAAGACTGAGTGAAACCATGAATGGAAAGGTTTTTAAACTCATCGGCAATTTAAAAGATAAAAGAAAAACCCTTCGTTTGGCTTTAGAAAATGAGCACGTTAAAGATGGAGTGATTTTAGGCAACAGCATTAAACTGATTTGTGAACATAAAACCTTACTGCCTTCCCTTGAAAGAATCGATGCACCCCATTGCCATTATGAAAGTATGTCAGCCAATTTTGAAGATGGGTTTATGAATATACTCAACGGTAATTTCAATGGGCACTCATTGTTGGCTCAACAAATGGGCTCATTTGAACGAGTTTCAAACAGTCTCATTGAAGCCCATCACCTCACAAAAAGGTTTGGAGATTTTGTGGCAACCAATGATGTCAGCTTCAGTATCAATCAAGGAGAGATTTTTGGTTTTTTAGGCCCCAATGGCGCAGGAAAATCAACGACATTTAAAATGTTGTGTGGACTCATAAAACCAAGCCATGGTGAAGCAAAAGTTCTGAGTCTTAGTCTACAAACTTCCTCCTATAAAGCGCGCCAAAAAATTGGTTACATGTCTCAAAAGTTCTCTTTATATGGAGATCTTTCAGTCTATGAAAACTTAAAATTCTTTGCAGGGGTGTATGGGCTTAAAGGAGAGACAAAAAAGAGAAAAATAGAGCGTATGCTGGATATTTTTGAACTGCATAAATACAAAAAAACCGCTTCTAAAACACTGCCTTTGGGGTATAAACAAAGACTCTCTTTGGCATGTGCAGTGATGCACGATCCTGCTGTTTTATTTTTAGATGAGCCCACTTCAGGAATTGATCCACTCACACGACGGGAGTTTTGGAACCATATTTATGCGATGGTACAAAAAGGGATGACCATCATGGTGACAACGCACTTTATGGATGAAGCCGAATATTGTGACCGTATTGCGTTGATTTATAAAGGCAAAGCCATTGCGTTGGATACTCCTCATAATCTGATTCAACAAATTGGTGAGAATGCAACCATGGAAGAGGCCTTTATAGAGCTTATTAAAAGGGAACATGATGCTGTTTAG
- a CDS encoding asparaginase domain-containing protein, with product MHVSIINTGGTFNKRYNPIKGQLEVPLDHKALEKILASTHNVEFEIIDVVSKDSLDMTNEDRLTIYEAIQNCSNEKVIVIHGTDTVDLTSALIKEKKCEKTVVFTGAMVPMSIDEVEATMNFSLALGYLSHTTQKGTFIAMHGVVVDCSKLVKNRALGQFLIQE from the coding sequence ATGCACGTATCAATCATAAACACAGGCGGTACCTTTAACAAACGATATAACCCCATAAAAGGTCAACTTGAAGTGCCTTTAGACCATAAGGCACTTGAAAAAATTCTTGCATCGACGCATAATGTGGAGTTTGAAATCATAGATGTGGTTTCAAAAGACAGTTTAGACATGACCAATGAAGATCGTTTAACAATATATGAAGCCATTCAAAACTGCTCAAATGAGAAGGTGATTGTCATACATGGTACGGATACCGTTGATTTAACTTCGGCACTGATCAAAGAAAAAAAGTGTGAAAAAACCGTTGTTTTCACAGGAGCAATGGTACCTATGAGTATTGATGAAGTCGAAGCAACCATGAATTTTTCATTGGCTTTAGGGTATTTAAGCCACACTACACAAAAGGGTACTTTTATTGCCATGCATGGCGTGGTGGTTGATTGTTCAAAACTGGTTAAAAACAGAGCGTTAGGACAATTTCTTATTCAAGAGTAA